From the Solanum pennellii chromosome 4, SPENNV200 genome, one window contains:
- the LOC107016556 gene encoding uncharacterized protein LOC107016556 — MVNLTKLEFTALQSSGRNYLSWVLYAEIHLEAMGLRDTIKEENKASNQICARAMIFLRHHLDEILKIEYLTVKDPLVLWKNLKERFDHLKMVIHPKARYDWMHLRLQNFKSIHEYNSAMFRITSQLKLCGETVSEIDMMDKTFSTFHASIVLLQQQYREKGFKKYSELISHILVAEQNNDLLLKNHENRPIGSEPLPEVNEAYAHHARRGKGRGPNRGRGRGRGRGRDYGQERNSIPGINHSSNKKEKRKDEKREATREGCFRCSGRGHYARDCRTIKHLVELYQESLKKKEKNPETNFISENQVDITHLDVADFFAHPEGK; from the coding sequence atggtcAATCTTACAAAACTAGAGTTCACTGCGCTTCAAAGTTCGGGCAGGAACTACCTCTCATGGGTGTTGTATGCTGAAATTCACCTTGAAGCAATGGGTCTTAGAGAcaccataaaagaagaaaataaggcaTCAAACCAAATCTGTGCACGAGCAATGATATTCTTGCGTCATCATCTTGACGAGATTCTGAAAATCGAATATCTGACAGTTAAGGATCCACTTGTTTTGTGGAAAAACCTAAAAGAAAGATTTGACCACTTGAAGATGGTCATACATCCAAAGGCACGATATGATTGGATGCATCTAAGGCTACAAAACTTTAAGTCTATACATGAGTACAATTCTGCCATGTTCAGAATCACTTCtcaattgaaattatgtggagaaacgGTTAGTGAgattgatatgatggataagACGTTCTCCACTTTCCATGCCTCGATTGTGCTCTTGCAGCAACAATATCGAGAGAAAGGTTTCAAAAAGTATTCTGAactaatttctcatattcttgtGGCCgaacaaaataatgatttattattgaaaaatcatgAGAATCGACCTATTGGATCTGAACCACTTCCTGAAGTGAATGAGGCGTACGCCCACCATGCTAGGCGTGGAAAAGGTCGCGGTCCTAATCGTGGACGTGGACGTGGACGTGGACGTGGTCGTGATTATGGTCAAGAACGTAATTCTATTCCTGGCAttaatcattcatcaaataaaaaggaaaaaagaaaggatgagAAACGTGAAGCAACTAGGGAAGGTTGTTTTCGATGTAGTGGAAGAGGTCATTATGCACGTGATTGTCGTACTATCAAACACTTGGTTGAGCTTTATCAAGAATCactaaagaagaaagagaaaaatcctGAGACAAATTTTAtctctgaaaatcaagttgacatCACGCACTTGGATGTAGCAGATTTCTTCGCACATCCTGAAGGAAAATAG